Proteins found in one Triticum aestivum cultivar Chinese Spring chromosome 4D, IWGSC CS RefSeq v2.1, whole genome shotgun sequence genomic segment:
- the LOC123099230 gene encoding DNA (cytosine-5)-methyltransferase DRM2 isoform X2, producing MADWTSDSDGSDKFEWDSDGEAEASSAPAMRNFDAPGPSTLSSNGWINGEPPPTSLIEGYVAMGFPKEMVVRSSKEIGHGDADALLELLLTYKALGDDDDALGNHSTSGCNLPIVEDDDDLDFENWDGDDDTGGRESSSDDSGYEEFLREMSDKDEKINSLRDMGFSEDEANMAITICGVDADLSVLVDSISASQVTEVCHSRNLSDHQVTARCFDSFGGKKRARLIEESKKKRKRYGGGAQGKRPSSDGSDEESMPLPNPMVGFNLPGYRGPSMTRVLPELATGPPYFYYENVARAPKGVWAKITRFLFDIQPEFVDSLHLCAAARKRGYIHNLPTENRSPLLPLPPKTIFEAFPHDKKWWPSWDQRTHFNCLQTCTASAPVTERIQQKLSSSGNPPPQSVQKYVRHQCSKWNLVWVGKDKAAPLEPHEMEYLLGFPKDHTRGFGKTQRYKSLGNSFQVDTVAYHLSVLRDMFPNGITVLSLFTGIGGGEVALHKLGIHMRAVVSIEICKANRKILRSWWDQTQTGTLIEIDDVKSLKDDEIASYVHRFGGFDLVIGGSPCNNLAGSNRHHRDGLEGEHSSLFYDYFRILNSVKSAMANM from the exons ATGGCG GACTGGACCAGTGATAGTGATGGCAGTGATAAGTTTGAGTGGGACAGTGATGGTGAGGCTGAGGCCTCATCTGCTCCGGCTATGAGGAACTTCGATGCTCCTGGCCCATCCACACTC AGTTCCAATGGGTGGATCAACGGGGAACCGCCGCCTACTTCTTTGATCGAGGGATATGTGGCAATGGGCTTCCCAAAGGAGATGGTCGTGAGGAGTAGCAAGGAGATTG GACATGGTGATGCAGATGCGCTGCTCGAGCTACTCCTCACGTATAAG GCActaggtgatgatgatgatgcactgGGCAATCACTCTACTTCTGGCTGCAACCTCCCTATTGttgaagatgatgatgatcttgattttGAGAACTGGGATGGCGATGATGATACTGGTGGTAGAGAGTCAAGCTCTGATGATTCTGGTTATGAG GAGTTTCTACGAGAGATGTCAGACAAGGACGAGAAGATCAACTCATTGCGAGACATGGGCttttctgaagatgaagcaaacaTGGCCATTACGATATGCG GTGTGGATGCTGATCTCTCTGTATTGGTCGACTCGATTAGTGCATCACAGGTTACAGAAGTTTGTCACTCTAGAAACTTATCTGACCATCAG GTTACAGCTAGATGCTTCGATTCCTTTGGAGGGAAAAAGAGGGCAAGATTGATTGAAGAGAGCAAGAAAAAGAGGAAGCGATATGGAGGTGGAGCACAAGGCAAACGACCTTCCTCGGATGGCAGCGATGAGGAATCAATGCCTCTCCCAAATCCGATGGTTGGGTTTAACCTTCCTGGTTATAGGGGACCATCAATGACCCGAGTGCTTCCTGAACTGGCTACCGGACCACCTTATTTCTACTATGAAAATGTGGCCAGAGCTCCGAAAGGTGTATGGGCAAAAATTACAAGATTTCTGTTTGACATCCAGCCTGAGTTTGTGGATTCTCTTCATCTGTGTGCAGCTGCCAGGAAAAGGGGATATATCCACAATTTGCCAACCGAGAACAGATCACCGCTTCTCCCTCTGCCTCCAAAGACAATTTTTGAGGCATTCCCTCATGACAAGAAGTGGTGGCCATCCTGGGACCAGAGAACGCACTTCAATTGCTTGCAAACATGTACGGCAAGTGCACCGGTGACAGAACGGATCCAGCAGAAACTTTCAAGCTCAGGCAATCCACCACCTCAAAGTGTACAGAAATATGTCAGGCATCAGTGCTCAAAATGGAACCTTGTTTGGGTTGGCAAAGACAAAGCTGCTCCATTGGAACCTCATGAGATGGAGTATCTTCTTGGTTTCCCAAAGGACCACACAAGAGGCTTCGGCAAGACACAGAGATACAAGTCTCTCGGCAACTCATTCCAAGTCGACACGGTCGCTTACCACTTGTCAGTGCTGAGGGACATGTTTCCCAATGGTATTACTGTGCTGTCCTTGTTCACCGGTATCGGAGGAGGAGAGGTTGCCTTGCACAAGCTTGGGATCCACATGAGGGCAGTAGTTTCTATTGAGATATGCAAAGCTAATAGGAAGATTTTGAGGAGTTGGTGGGATCAGACCCAGACAGGAACATTGATTGAGATTGATGATGTGAAATCCCTCAAGGATGATGAAATTGCATCATATGTTCATAGATTTGGCGGCTTCGACTTGGTGATTGGGGGCAGCCCATGTAACAATCTTGCCGGAAGCAACCGACACCATCGTGATGGCTTGGAGGGCGAGCACTCATCTTTGTTCTATGACTACTTTAGGATCTTGAATTCCGTCAAGTCGGCTATGGCGAACATGTAG
- the LOC123099230 gene encoding DNA (cytosine-5)-methyltransferase DRM2 isoform X1, protein MSQDWTSDSDGSDKFEWDSDGEAEASSAPAMRNFDAPGPSTLSSNGWINGEPPPTSLIEGYVAMGFPKEMVVRSSKEIGHGDADALLELLLTYKALGDDDDALGNHSTSGCNLPIVEDDDDLDFENWDGDDDTGGRESSSDDSGYEEFLREMSDKDEKINSLRDMGFSEDEANMAITICGVDADLSVLVDSISASQVTEVCHSRNLSDHQVTARCFDSFGGKKRARLIEESKKKRKRYGGGAQGKRPSSDGSDEESMPLPNPMVGFNLPGYRGPSMTRVLPELATGPPYFYYENVARAPKGVWAKITRFLFDIQPEFVDSLHLCAAARKRGYIHNLPTENRSPLLPLPPKTIFEAFPHDKKWWPSWDQRTHFNCLQTCTASAPVTERIQQKLSSSGNPPPQSVQKYVRHQCSKWNLVWVGKDKAAPLEPHEMEYLLGFPKDHTRGFGKTQRYKSLGNSFQVDTVAYHLSVLRDMFPNGITVLSLFTGIGGGEVALHKLGIHMRAVVSIEICKANRKILRSWWDQTQTGTLIEIDDVKSLKDDEIASYVHRFGGFDLVIGGSPCNNLAGSNRHHRDGLEGEHSSLFYDYFRILNSVKSAMANM, encoded by the exons ATGTCACAGGACTGGACCAGTGATAGTGATGGCAGTGATAAGTTTGAGTGGGACAGTGATGGTGAGGCTGAGGCCTCATCTGCTCCGGCTATGAGGAACTTCGATGCTCCTGGCCCATCCACACTC AGTTCCAATGGGTGGATCAACGGGGAACCGCCGCCTACTTCTTTGATCGAGGGATATGTGGCAATGGGCTTCCCAAAGGAGATGGTCGTGAGGAGTAGCAAGGAGATTG GACATGGTGATGCAGATGCGCTGCTCGAGCTACTCCTCACGTATAAG GCActaggtgatgatgatgatgcactgGGCAATCACTCTACTTCTGGCTGCAACCTCCCTATTGttgaagatgatgatgatcttgattttGAGAACTGGGATGGCGATGATGATACTGGTGGTAGAGAGTCAAGCTCTGATGATTCTGGTTATGAG GAGTTTCTACGAGAGATGTCAGACAAGGACGAGAAGATCAACTCATTGCGAGACATGGGCttttctgaagatgaagcaaacaTGGCCATTACGATATGCG GTGTGGATGCTGATCTCTCTGTATTGGTCGACTCGATTAGTGCATCACAGGTTACAGAAGTTTGTCACTCTAGAAACTTATCTGACCATCAG GTTACAGCTAGATGCTTCGATTCCTTTGGAGGGAAAAAGAGGGCAAGATTGATTGAAGAGAGCAAGAAAAAGAGGAAGCGATATGGAGGTGGAGCACAAGGCAAACGACCTTCCTCGGATGGCAGCGATGAGGAATCAATGCCTCTCCCAAATCCGATGGTTGGGTTTAACCTTCCTGGTTATAGGGGACCATCAATGACCCGAGTGCTTCCTGAACTGGCTACCGGACCACCTTATTTCTACTATGAAAATGTGGCCAGAGCTCCGAAAGGTGTATGGGCAAAAATTACAAGATTTCTGTTTGACATCCAGCCTGAGTTTGTGGATTCTCTTCATCTGTGTGCAGCTGCCAGGAAAAGGGGATATATCCACAATTTGCCAACCGAGAACAGATCACCGCTTCTCCCTCTGCCTCCAAAGACAATTTTTGAGGCATTCCCTCATGACAAGAAGTGGTGGCCATCCTGGGACCAGAGAACGCACTTCAATTGCTTGCAAACATGTACGGCAAGTGCACCGGTGACAGAACGGATCCAGCAGAAACTTTCAAGCTCAGGCAATCCACCACCTCAAAGTGTACAGAAATATGTCAGGCATCAGTGCTCAAAATGGAACCTTGTTTGGGTTGGCAAAGACAAAGCTGCTCCATTGGAACCTCATGAGATGGAGTATCTTCTTGGTTTCCCAAAGGACCACACAAGAGGCTTCGGCAAGACACAGAGATACAAGTCTCTCGGCAACTCATTCCAAGTCGACACGGTCGCTTACCACTTGTCAGTGCTGAGGGACATGTTTCCCAATGGTATTACTGTGCTGTCCTTGTTCACCGGTATCGGAGGAGGAGAGGTTGCCTTGCACAAGCTTGGGATCCACATGAGGGCAGTAGTTTCTATTGAGATATGCAAAGCTAATAGGAAGATTTTGAGGAGTTGGTGGGATCAGACCCAGACAGGAACATTGATTGAGATTGATGATGTGAAATCCCTCAAGGATGATGAAATTGCATCATATGTTCATAGATTTGGCGGCTTCGACTTGGTGATTGGGGGCAGCCCATGTAACAATCTTGCCGGAAGCAACCGACACCATCGTGATGGCTTGGAGGGCGAGCACTCATCTTTGTTCTATGACTACTTTAGGATCTTGAATTCCGTCAAGTCGGCTATGGCGAACATGTAG